One genomic region from Candidatus Caldarchaeum subterraneum encodes:
- a CDS encoding saccharopine dehydrogenase, translating into MRIAVLGGAGLTGQAAVRNLLENKKVSEVLVGDVNEKALQRLSNMFGSSKLTTAKIDARSIEETAAFLRGCDVVINSVQYYYNLEVMQAALKAGVHYVDHGGLYHVTLKQLELDGLFKSKSLTALVGMGAQPGLTNLVAKHAYDQLDEMKAVYIRDGSVDLTENPPLFTWSPLTLFDEMTLDAVVLRNGQLVSIPPLSLMERVEFPQPVGPLDTYVTIHSELATFPRSFHDKGLSECDWMEGSPGLIFVKKLADIGFASSDDIEIGGCKISPRRFLLKLLESRGLVGYRGDQTPNDWEITRLVIMGKRLGKNVKLVYDILFPPKPEWRMSCAQTGVGIPSSTAAMMIAEGEVKQRGVIPPETCINPDEFLKKVETHGIKTTVKEYYA; encoded by the coding sequence ATGCGGATAGCTGTTTTGGGCGGCGCCGGTCTCACGGGCCAAGCGGCTGTGAGAAACCTTCTAGAGAATAAGAAAGTATCCGAAGTCTTGGTGGGCGATGTCAACGAGAAAGCTCTCCAGAGGCTCTCCAACATGTTTGGAAGCAGTAAGCTGACCACGGCGAAGATAGATGCACGAAGCATCGAAGAGACCGCGGCGTTTCTCCGTGGATGCGATGTCGTCATCAACTCCGTCCAATACTATTACAACCTCGAGGTTATGCAGGCTGCTCTAAAAGCTGGTGTGCATTATGTCGACCACGGCGGCCTCTACCACGTAACATTGAAACAGCTCGAGCTGGACGGGTTGTTCAAGTCGAAGAGCCTCACAGCCTTGGTTGGAATGGGTGCGCAGCCGGGGTTAACAAACCTCGTCGCCAAACACGCCTACGACCAGCTTGATGAGATGAAGGCTGTCTACATCAGGGACGGCTCGGTCGACCTCACCGAGAACCCGCCTCTCTTCACATGGTCACCGCTCACGCTCTTTGATGAGATGACGCTGGACGCCGTGGTTCTTCGCAACGGCCAGCTCGTGTCAATTCCGCCGCTGAGCTTGATGGAGAGGGTTGAGTTTCCGCAGCCCGTCGGCCCCCTCGACACATACGTAACCATACACTCTGAGTTAGCCACCTTTCCGCGAAGCTTCCACGACAAGGGCTTGAGCGAATGCGACTGGATGGAGGGCAGCCCCGGCCTAATCTTTGTGAAAAAACTCGCCGACATCGGCTTCGCGTCATCCGACGACATCGAGATAGGAGGCTGCAAAATATCTCCGCGAAGATTTCTTCTCAAACTGCTGGAGTCGAGAGGCTTGGTGGGATACCGTGGAGACCAGACGCCGAACGACTGGGAGATAACAAGGCTCGTCATAATGGGTAAACGATTGGGAAAAAATGTGAAACTCGTCTACGACATCCTGTTTCCACCTAAGCCCGAGTGGAGGATGAGCTGCGCCCAAACAGGCGTCGGCATCCCCTCATCAACAGCAGCCATGATGATAGCTGAGGGCGAGGTCAAACAACGCGGCGTCATACCTCCCGAAACATGCATAAACCCCGACGAGTTTCTAAAAAAAGTAGAGACCCATGGAATAAAGACAACAGTCAAAGAATACTATGCATAA
- a CDS encoding molybdenum hydroxylase family protein large subunit (aldehyde oxidase/xanthine dehydrogenase): protein MAKLVGVAVKRKEDPRLVKGESVYVDDVRLPGMLYAVFVRSPHAHARIRSMDVAAARSLRGVVAVYTGKDLRGQVGSQVVETIMDEKRFVQRQPLAVDVVKFVGEPVAVVVAEDLYTARDAAELVQVEYEPLPAVVDPEKALEKSSPRVHETLEDNVCYRWRRVYGDVEKLFKEADEVVETRLVIQRLAPSAMEPRGVVALYDGYNRMLTVWSSTQFPHRLRTWISTSLNMPENRIRVIAPEVGGGFGSKLNHYPEEVIIPHLAMKLGRPVKWFEDRSENLSATTHGRDMIAHVSAAVKRTGLILAIRLKLLADLGAYSYVYTQDNPIMAARMVQGCYMLQGLDLEVIGVYTNKMATDAYRGAGRPEASYIIERTVDAVARRLGMDPAEIRRRNFIPAEKLPYKTLTGFVYDSGDYAKALDTLLAAADYEGLKKMRDELRKQGRYLGIGLSTFIEVCNFSYQSASVRVEPSGKTLVFTSTSPHGQGEETAFAQIVADALDVSIDDVQVIHGDTLAIPYGWGTAGSWTLTSGGNAILNACKQIRQKMVAIAAHHLECSPEDIEAEDGRFFVKDAPEKSVSFEEVAAMAYDPEKLPEGVEMGLAATSFYNPDLTFPYGAYLALVEVFPETGKVEVKKAVLVNDVGKVVNPMLVEGQIHGGAVQALGQALYEEVVYDENGALLTSSFADYLLPSATEIPEMFLQRTETPAPNPLGTKGVGELATIGFTQAIVNAVEDALSPLGIQIEKTPLTPYRVWSLVNTGRRR, encoded by the coding sequence ATGGCGAAGCTAGTTGGTGTAGCTGTCAAGCGGAAGGAGGACCCTCGTCTAGTAAAAGGTGAATCGGTTTACGTCGATGATGTCAGGCTTCCAGGCATGCTGTATGCTGTTTTTGTGAGAAGCCCTCATGCACATGCAAGAATAAGGTCCATGGATGTGGCGGCGGCTAGAAGCCTTAGGGGGGTGGTAGCGGTTTACACGGGCAAAGACCTGCGTGGACAGGTGGGTTCGCAGGTGGTTGAAACAATCATGGATGAGAAGAGGTTTGTGCAGAGACAGCCTCTTGCAGTCGACGTGGTCAAGTTTGTCGGCGAGCCCGTGGCGGTGGTTGTGGCGGAAGACCTTTACACGGCGAGAGATGCGGCCGAGCTTGTCCAAGTAGAGTATGAGCCTTTGCCCGCTGTTGTCGACCCCGAGAAAGCTCTTGAGAAAAGTTCTCCCCGTGTGCATGAGACGCTTGAGGATAATGTTTGCTACAGATGGAGGAGAGTTTACGGCGATGTGGAGAAGCTGTTTAAAGAAGCTGACGAGGTTGTGGAGACGCGTCTGGTTATTCAGCGTCTCGCGCCCTCGGCCATGGAGCCACGCGGGGTCGTCGCACTCTACGACGGCTACAACAGGATGCTTACTGTCTGGTCCTCGACACAGTTTCCACATCGGCTCCGCACATGGATATCCACATCGCTGAACATGCCTGAGAACAGGATAAGGGTCATCGCACCTGAGGTGGGAGGAGGCTTCGGCTCCAAGCTCAACCACTATCCAGAGGAAGTAATCATACCCCATCTAGCCATGAAACTCGGCAGACCAGTCAAATGGTTTGAGGACCGGTCTGAAAACCTCTCAGCCACAACACATGGAAGAGACATGATAGCACATGTTTCCGCAGCGGTCAAGAGAACTGGGCTGATTCTCGCGATTCGTCTCAAGCTATTGGCTGACCTCGGCGCATACAGCTACGTCTACACCCAAGACAACCCGATCATGGCTGCGAGGATGGTTCAGGGTTGCTATATGCTCCAAGGCCTCGACCTCGAGGTGATAGGTGTCTACACCAACAAAATGGCCACAGATGCTTACCGCGGCGCCGGCAGGCCCGAGGCATCATACATCATCGAGAGGACTGTAGACGCCGTAGCCCGTAGGCTTGGAATGGACCCGGCGGAGATAAGGCGCAGAAATTTCATACCCGCGGAGAAGCTGCCCTACAAGACTTTGACCGGGTTTGTCTACGACTCGGGTGACTACGCGAAGGCTTTGGACACTCTTCTCGCCGCGGCTGACTATGAGGGGTTGAAGAAGATGAGGGATGAGCTCCGGAAACAGGGCCGCTATCTCGGGATAGGCCTCTCCACGTTCATCGAGGTATGTAACTTCTCCTACCAGAGCGCCTCGGTCCGCGTTGAGCCGAGTGGGAAAACTCTGGTCTTCACCAGCACATCCCCCCATGGACAGGGAGAGGAGACGGCGTTTGCGCAAATAGTTGCCGACGCCCTAGATGTCTCAATCGATGATGTGCAGGTTATTCACGGCGACACCCTGGCCATCCCCTATGGATGGGGGACCGCGGGCAGCTGGACACTCACCTCGGGAGGAAACGCCATCCTCAACGCATGCAAACAGATAAGACAAAAGATGGTGGCCATAGCCGCCCATCATCTCGAATGCAGCCCCGAAGACATCGAGGCCGAGGATGGAAGATTCTTTGTCAAAGACGCTCCCGAGAAAAGTGTATCTTTTGAGGAGGTGGCGGCCATGGCTTATGACCCCGAGAAGCTGCCTGAGGGTGTTGAGATGGGTCTCGCCGCCACCAGCTTCTACAACCCCGACCTCACATTCCCCTACGGAGCATACCTTGCCCTAGTCGAAGTCTTCCCAGAAACTGGAAAGGTTGAGGTCAAGAAAGCCGTTCTAGTAAACGATGTGGGCAAAGTCGTCAACCCGATGCTTGTAGAAGGCCAGATACATGGCGGAGCTGTGCAGGCGCTTGGACAGGCGCTGTATGAGGAGGTAGTCTATGATGAAAACGGAGCCTTGTTGACAAGCTCTTTCGCCGACTATCTCCTGCCATCGGCCACAGAGATTCCCGAGATGTTTCTGCAACGGACGGAGACACCTGCCCCGAATCCCTTAGGCACGAAGGGTGTAGGCGAGCTGGCGACCATCGGTTTCACACAGGCCATCGTAAACGCAGTTGAAGACGCGCTTTCACCACTCGGAATACAGATAGAGAAAACACCTCTCACACCCTATAGAGTCTGGTCGCTCGTCAACACGGGTCGGCGGCGTTAA
- a CDS encoding aminotransferase (4-aminobutyrate transaminase [EC:2.6.1.19]) — MDEVVEDTVRYTYGTWRKQRGWRPLHIVDAEGCYFTDASGKKYLDFSSQLVCVNLGHRNRNVIEAVKNYLEKTPYLMPAFTCEVRAELSRKLVEILPPGLRKFFYSTSGTEANEAALKIARVFTGRHKIIARYRSYHGATAASLAVTGDIRRWYAEAVDAVPGAVFAPDPYCYRCPLKLTYPDCGVACADYVDYMLSYDGNVAAVIVEPVVGTNGVIVPPPEYMPKLREITRRHGVLLVADEVMSGWGRTGEWFAVNHWNVEPDILTTAKGITSAYLPLGLTATSEKISEYFDDHFFPHGHTYEAHPLTLAAAVAAIDEYRRLNLIERSRRMGEYLGKRLKEVGDRHPSVGEVRGLGLFWAVDLTKNQRTREPFNVPKDKYSGAPLMVDQVAAEMMKQGVFVMSWINHLVIAPPLIAEKEDIDKGVEALDSALKVADEKTEKNTP, encoded by the coding sequence ATGGATGAAGTGGTTGAAGACACAGTAAGATACACTTACGGCACGTGGAGAAAGCAGAGAGGATGGAGGCCTCTTCACATAGTTGATGCCGAGGGATGCTACTTCACCGACGCATCGGGCAAAAAATATCTCGACTTCTCCTCTCAGCTGGTCTGCGTCAACCTCGGCCACCGTAACAGAAACGTTATCGAGGCTGTGAAAAACTATCTAGAGAAAACACCCTATCTCATGCCAGCTTTCACATGCGAAGTCAGGGCGGAGCTTAGCAGGAAACTGGTGGAGATACTTCCCCCAGGGCTGAGAAAATTCTTCTACTCAACCTCTGGAACAGAGGCCAACGAGGCGGCCCTCAAGATAGCGCGTGTATTCACTGGTAGACACAAGATAATCGCCCGATACCGCTCCTATCACGGAGCCACTGCCGCCTCTCTCGCGGTCACCGGAGACATACGCCGCTGGTATGCCGAGGCAGTTGACGCCGTCCCAGGCGCGGTTTTTGCACCAGACCCCTACTGCTACCGTTGCCCACTCAAGCTGACCTATCCCGACTGTGGCGTGGCTTGTGCCGACTATGTCGACTACATGCTGAGCTATGACGGAAACGTGGCCGCGGTGATTGTGGAGCCTGTTGTGGGGACCAACGGTGTGATTGTGCCTCCGCCCGAGTATATGCCGAAGCTGCGTGAGATAACGCGGCGACACGGTGTTTTGCTTGTCGCTGACGAGGTCATGAGTGGATGGGGCCGTACAGGTGAATGGTTCGCCGTCAACCACTGGAACGTCGAGCCAGACATCCTCACCACCGCGAAAGGCATCACCTCAGCATACCTCCCCCTCGGCCTCACAGCCACATCTGAGAAAATCAGCGAATACTTCGACGACCACTTTTTCCCACACGGCCACACCTACGAAGCGCATCCACTCACTCTTGCGGCGGCTGTGGCGGCGATAGACGAGTACAGGAGGCTGAACCTTATCGAACGGTCGAGGAGAATGGGCGAGTATCTCGGTAAGCGGTTGAAGGAGGTTGGTGACAGGCATCCATCGGTCGGTGAGGTGCGCGGCCTGGGGCTATTCTGGGCCGTTGACCTTACCAAGAACCAGAGAACAAGGGAGCCCTTCAACGTGCCGAAAGACAAGTACAGCGGCGCACCGCTCATGGTTGACCAAGTGGCCGCGGAGATGATGAAGCAGGGTGTCTTCGTCATGTCCTGGATAAACCACCTTGTGATAGCGCCCCCGCTCATCGCCGAGAAGGAGGACATAGACAAAGGCGTCGAGGCCCTTGACAGCGCCCTAAAAGTCGCTGATGAAAAAACCGAGAAAAACACCCCATAA
- a CDS encoding glutamate-1-semialdehyde-2,1-aminomutase — protein sequence MNSLLQRKSTKSETLLNEAKKIIPTGASSVMRTRIPNPVFVVRGSGSRVWDVDGNEYIDYLLGFGSLINGHCHPRIVEAVKRQAEELLMSGTPVELEMEVASRIQRVVPNAEMVLFASTGTEATMEAIRIARAVTGKTKIIKFEGSYHGHHDYVLWSVESSNPGLEISPFRIPYYPGIPESVGKTVTIAPWNNLEALRKIVRRNRSNLAAIIAEPVMANNGVILPKPGFLKALKELAEESDALLIFDEVITGFRLAPGGAQEYFGVKPDLATFGKALGGGVPIAAVTGRRDILENIGPGKIGFGGTYNAHPLSLAGALANLDILLGNGGEAYQRLHSTGEKLIKGLRQAIEDTGVEAIVQGLGPLFQIYFTNLPEISSYREKLQTNSAAYTAWALKMFEKGVYIYADDGERIVLSTQHTDEDVELTVAAAEEAFREVKKQLSLAA from the coding sequence ATGAACTCACTCCTACAAAGAAAATCCACAAAGTCGGAGACACTGTTGAATGAGGCGAAGAAGATTATCCCAACCGGCGCGTCTTCGGTTATGAGAACCCGGATACCCAACCCGGTGTTCGTTGTCCGGGGAAGCGGGTCACGTGTCTGGGATGTCGACGGCAACGAGTACATCGATTATCTGCTGGGCTTCGGCTCGCTGATAAACGGCCACTGTCATCCGCGTATTGTTGAGGCTGTGAAGAGGCAGGCGGAGGAGCTTTTGATGAGCGGTACGCCGGTTGAGCTGGAGATGGAGGTTGCGTCGAGGATTCAGCGGGTCGTCCCCAACGCGGAGATGGTTCTCTTCGCGTCAACGGGCACCGAGGCCACTATGGAGGCCATCAGGATTGCGAGAGCTGTGACGGGTAAGACAAAGATTATCAAGTTCGAGGGCTCCTACCACGGCCACCACGACTACGTGCTTTGGAGCGTCGAGTCATCCAACCCAGGCCTCGAGATATCGCCCTTCCGCATCCCCTACTATCCAGGCATACCCGAGTCCGTCGGCAAAACCGTCACCATAGCACCGTGGAACAACCTCGAGGCGCTTCGGAAAATAGTCCGCAGAAACCGCAGCAACCTTGCAGCAATCATCGCCGAGCCAGTCATGGCGAACAACGGCGTAATCCTACCCAAGCCAGGGTTCCTCAAAGCCTTGAAAGAACTGGCTGAGGAATCCGATGCTCTGTTGATATTTGACGAGGTGATTACAGGGTTTAGGCTTGCCCCCGGTGGGGCTCAGGAATACTTCGGCGTCAAACCCGATTTGGCCACATTCGGCAAAGCATTGGGAGGAGGCGTGCCAATAGCCGCGGTCACAGGACGCAGAGACATCCTCGAAAACATCGGGCCTGGAAAGATAGGGTTCGGCGGAACATACAACGCTCATCCCCTCAGCCTCGCAGGCGCCTTAGCCAACCTCGACATCTTACTCGGAAACGGCGGCGAAGCCTACCAACGTCTCCACTCAACAGGCGAGAAGCTCATCAAAGGGCTTCGACAGGCCATAGAAGACACGGGTGTAGAAGCGATAGTGCAGGGCCTGGGCCCATTGTTCCAAATATACTTCACCAACCTACCCGAAATATCGTCCTATAGAGAGAAGCTGCAGACAAACTCGGCGGCATACACCGCTTGGGCCCTTAAGATGTTTGAAAAAGGTGTCTACATATACGCTGATGATGGTGAGAGAATCGTGTTGTCAACTCAGCACACGGACGAGGATGTGGAGCTGACAGTCGCTGCTGCTGAGGAGGCTTTCAGAGAAGTGAAGAAACAGCTTAGCTTGGCTGCTTAG